The Chitinophaga pinensis DSM 2588 region GAACACTTATTGAAAGACTATTTTTCATCTGATAAACCGCAGCACGAAGGTTTACCTTCCGTGGCTTATTGTGCCGAAGCGCTACATTTATCCCCCAATTATTTTGGTGATCTGGTGAAGAAAGAAACCGGCAGATCTGCGCAGGAGTACATTCAATCAAAAGTGATAGATGTGGCGAAAGAGAGAGTGTTTGATCTGAATAAATCTGTAAGTGAAATTGCGTACGAATTAGGCTTTAAATATCCGCAGCATTTCACCCGTTTATTTAAACAAAAAGTAGGCATTACGCCGAATGACTATCGGATGATGAATTAAATGCACACATTGGAAATTTCATCTTCAGGAAGTTTGAACTAGCTTAGCTAACTATTTAAGGTCTTCGGGAATTATCCCCATCATTGCTGTTATTGTGCTACCTTAGTTACAAGTATAAACCCCACTCACCATGAAAAGCACAGCATGGGACCAACAACAATTACCCCAACCAGCAGGTTTTGCCGGAGCTATCCGCACCATTGCCGAACGTATTACAGAACCTGTCATTCGCATAGCTGCCATACAGGGTGCATTTATTCCGGGCGTAGGTACTGCACTGGACAAGCTTAAAGAAGCATTTGGCGTCAACCTGGCTGTATCTATTCCCTCTTTTCCACTGAGTTTGTCTCCTTTGGATGGTACACCACCGCCACTCACTGCGCGTGATGGAAAAAGACCTGTGTTTATAGATGGTATGAAGGTCTCCTTTACCATTAGTCATAATCGCAAGGGGAATGAGCAGCTGGTGCTGGAGCATGTTGATATTTGCCTGTTAGATGTACAAAAGGGGATTGATCCTTTTTTTGAATTCCAGGCCAATGTTAATGCCATTATCGGGGCTGGCATGTTGAACAAAGAAGTGCTGTCATCCGGACCAGTAGTGTGTTCTTCCACGCATCAGCACCCAGGCATGCGGCGACTGAGGAGAATGCCCGTCCGCTGCCTGATCATAACCTGCTTAATACCTTAAAATACCTTCGTCTGAAAGACGGGGCCGAACTCGCAGATAAGTGGGGAATACGGGATGGTATATTCTTCGCTGCCTGTACGAGTCGTTACCACGCTGATCCGGAGTGGATACTGACATTGCCGGTAGAAGAATTAAAATGGTTATGTGCGGAGTTTGACATGGTATTGTTATCGGACAGGGTGACGCATCACTGGACAAATCTGAATACTTATGTACATGTGCCTGGTCGCGTACATTTCCTGGATCTGTGGCCCGATGATTTTTTCTTACTACCGGGTAGGAATGCGTTGGGAATAGCAGCGCAGCTTGATAAAGGTCTTTATATATCAGATAATGAGTTTCCAAAGTATTGGTCGGGATTACGAGTTTTGATATGCCACAGGTTTTTCCTCAACTGATCGAACGCTTTCCGCATGAGGCGACGAATGCATTATTGCATTACAGTATTGGGGTATGCGCGACTGGGTCTGGAGAAAACTGAGGTATATCTGGATGCGCAGCAAAAGCAGCTGGAGGCATTGCATGTACAGGATATCCAAAGCCGGCAATTAATGCCTGGTCGAATATGTATTGGCCATGTCGTTTGTCGACCCTGAGCTGCCGTTGATCGATAAAGTGCGTAAAATATCGGCGGATGCATATATTTGATAGTAATATTCCAGGTAATGAAGGCAAAATATCTCCCGCACTTACTTTTTTGGATTGTTAACATTGCTTTGATCACCCTGATATTTGGTGCTCAATTGCATGGACATTACCTGATTGCTTTGCCGGCAGTACTGATGGTGGTTCCTGTACACGCGTTTTATTTCTATGGATTGTCCTATTACATTATTCCCCGATATTTTTTTCGGCACCAGTTTGTCCGCTTATTCTTTGCATGTCTGATTTGTACGGTACTTGCGACCTTATTGTTCCGCGCGGTAGACATCCTTTTTGTGGATCCATTTTTTCAAGCAGTGAGTGATAATCCGGCGAACGATTTCAGGTGGCATGTTGCGCAGGGAAGGTTTATAGACAGGCTTTTTCAACCGGCGGACATAGCATCTGCGTTTATCGGTAGCAATTCGGTGGTCTGGATAGGCGTGTCGATTAAGTTTATTAAAATGTGGTATGAGAAGCGGGATGCAGCTACCCAGGCAGAGTTGAATTTTCTCAAAAGCCAGATACATCCGCATTTTCTGTTTAATACGCTCAATAATCTCTATGCATTGTCGCTGACTCAATCTGCACAAACGCCGGATGTGATATTGGGTTTATCTAAGATCCTCCGTTATATGCTATATGAATGCAATACGGCATTGGTATCGTTGCGGAAAGATATTGAGATACTCAATAGTTATATTGCGTTAGAAAAGATCCGGTATGAAGAAAGGTTGGAACTTAATGTTAACGTACATCTGGATGATGGCATGCAACAAATAGCTCCGTTATTATTACTGCCACTGGTGGAAAATGCTTTCAAGCATGGCGTGAGCGAGACGGAAGAGTGTCCCTGGATTAATATTGAATTAAAGACGAAGGGGGATAAGCTGACTTTCAATGTATCCAACAGTAAACCGGAGACAGCCCCGGAAAAACCTGCTATGCATTATTCGAAGATCGGGCTGGCCAATGTGCGTAAAAGGCTTGAACTGTTATATCCCGGACGCCATGTACTGCAGGCATATGATGAAGAAGATTGTTTTATTTCAATACTGGAAATTGAATTGACTGATTAATGTATAAGCGACCATGATGAAGATCAAAACACTTATCATTGATGACGAACCGCATGCCATAGAGATTATTCAGAAATATGCGGCTGAGTTCACGGAACTGGAGGTGATCGCCTGTTGTCATTCGGCTATACAGGCTTTTCGCGTTATGCAGTCGGAGGCAGTCGACCT contains the following coding sequences:
- a CDS encoding sensor histidine kinase; translated protein: MITLIFGAQLHGHYLIALPAVLMVVPVHAFYFYGLSYYIIPRYFFRHQFVRLFFACLICTVLATLLFRAVDILFVDPFFQAVSDNPANDFRWHVAQGRFIDRLFQPADIASAFIGSNSVVWIGVSIKFIKMWYEKRDAATQAELNFLKSQIHPHFLFNTLNNLYALSLTQSAQTPDVILGLSKILRYMLYECNTALVSLRKDIEILNSYIALEKIRYEERLELNVNVHLDDGMQQIAPLLLLPLVENAFKHGVSETEECPWINIELKTKGDKLTFNVSNSKPETAPEKPAMHYSKIGLANVRKRLELLYPGRHVLQAYDEEDCFISILEIELTD